One Chryseobacterium indoltheticum DNA segment encodes these proteins:
- a CDS encoding YifB family Mg chelatase-like AAA ATPase, translating to MLIKIYGSAIHGVSAQTITIEVNVDTGGVGYHLVGLPDNAIKESSYRISAALKNCGFKIPGKKITINMAPADLRKEGAAYDLSIAIGILIASDQILGENVQDYIIMGELSLDGSLQPIRGVLPIAIQAREGGFKGIILPKQNTREAAIVNNLDVYGVENIKEVIDFFNEGKPLEKVVLDTRKEFQDKINNFPFDFSEVKGQETAKRAMEVAAAGGHNIILIGPPGSGKTMLAKRVPSILPPLTLKEALETTKIHSVAGKMGTETSLMTVRPFRSPHHTISDVALVGGGSYPQPGEISLAHNGVLFLDEMPEFKRTVLEVMRQPLEDREVTISRARFTVNYPASFMLIASMNPSPSGYFPDDPNNTSSVLEMQRYMNKLSGPLLDRIDIHVEVQKVEFEKLTDKRKGEKSEDIRKRVLKAREIQNERYKDLQISYNAQIGPKETETFCELDDASFNLIKQAMEKLNLSARAFDRILKVARTIADLEESESILSHHISEAIQYRSLDREFWNV from the coding sequence ATGCTGATAAAAATTTATGGCAGCGCCATTCATGGAGTTTCTGCACAAACCATTACCATAGAAGTCAATGTTGATACAGGAGGAGTAGGCTATCATTTGGTAGGTCTTCCCGATAATGCCATCAAAGAAAGCAGTTACAGAATTTCTGCGGCACTCAAAAATTGCGGATTTAAGATTCCCGGAAAAAAGATTACAATCAATATGGCTCCCGCAGATCTGCGGAAAGAAGGTGCAGCGTATGATTTGAGTATTGCAATCGGAATTTTAATAGCGTCTGACCAGATTCTTGGTGAAAATGTACAAGATTATATCATTATGGGCGAGCTTTCGCTTGATGGGAGTTTGCAACCGATAAGGGGAGTACTTCCCATTGCTATTCAGGCTCGTGAAGGTGGTTTTAAAGGAATTATTTTACCTAAACAAAACACCCGAGAAGCCGCCATTGTAAATAATCTTGATGTATATGGTGTTGAAAATATTAAAGAAGTCATCGATTTTTTTAATGAAGGAAAGCCTCTTGAAAAGGTGGTTTTAGACACCAGAAAAGAGTTTCAGGATAAAATAAATAATTTCCCTTTTGATTTTTCTGAGGTAAAAGGCCAGGAAACCGCCAAGAGAGCAATGGAAGTAGCCGCCGCCGGAGGTCACAATATTATTCTTATCGGCCCACCGGGAAGCGGAAAAACAATGCTGGCAAAAAGAGTTCCGAGTATCTTGCCGCCACTTACTTTAAAAGAAGCTTTAGAAACCACAAAAATACATTCAGTAGCAGGGAAAATGGGAACGGAAACTTCTTTGATGACCGTTCGCCCATTTCGTTCACCTCATCATACGATTTCAGATGTTGCGCTTGTTGGTGGCGGAAGTTACCCGCAACCGGGAGAAATTTCATTGGCTCATAACGGAGTTTTATTTCTTGATGAAATGCCCGAATTTAAAAGAACGGTTTTGGAAGTCATGCGCCAGCCTCTAGAAGACCGAGAAGTAACAATTTCCAGAGCCAGGTTTACCGTAAATTATCCTGCAAGTTTTATGCTGATTGCTTCGATGAACCCAAGTCCGAGCGGATATTTCCCCGATGATCCCAATAATACGTCTTCTGTTCTTGAAATGCAGCGGTATATGAATAAACTTTCGGGACCACTTTTAGACAGAATCGATATTCATGTTGAGGTGCAGAAAGTTGAGTTTGAAAAATTGACGGATAAAAGGAAAGGTGAAAAAAGCGAAGATATCAGAAAAAGAGTTTTAAAGGCCCGAGAAATTCAAAATGAAAGGTATAAAGATTTGCAAATCAGCTACAATGCCCAAATTGGACCAAAAGAAACTGAAACGTTTTGTGAACTTGATGACGCCTCATTTAACCTTATTAAACAAGCTATGGAGAAACTGAATCTTTCTGCCAGAGCATTTGACAGAATTTTAAAAGTAGCCCGAACAATTGCTGATCTGGAAGAGTCTGAAAGTATTTTGTCTCATCATATTTCGGAAGCGATACAGTACAGAAG